The Carassius gibelio isolate Cgi1373 ecotype wild population from Czech Republic chromosome B18, carGib1.2-hapl.c, whole genome shotgun sequence sequence tgttcagTGACAACTAACTTCTAGGGTGCATTGTTGTGCAGGGAGTTCGTGCCTAGAACAGAACCATACCGCCAATCCAAATTGTATGCTAATTGTCAGTCATCTTCGACGATAGTGGTCCAGACAGAAATGACAAAACTTACACCAAAATTACtgaaattttaacaaaaattacaacgaaaagtaaaatataaaattcgAATTATTGTACTATTATAGTATCCaagttataataaaataacactggcttAAACTGAATCTTTCACAGACCAAATGGGAACTGATTTAGAAAATGCCCACATTATCCACATACAGTAATTACTTCCTCATGGAAGGTTACAGTTATAAATAACAAACCTGTAAAgattctttcttatgttgaacacaaaataatatattttaaagaattttgaagaattaaacagttgttggtcccaattgacttccatagtagggaaagaaatactatggaagtcaatggtggcCATCAGCTGTttaattaccagcattcttcagaatattttcAATGTTCAAAATAAGAAAgaagctcatacaggtttggaatgacaagagaGATCCCTTTAACACACATGCATATTGACCTTTCAGTTTTCCTTTTATTCGTTTCAGATGACAATGGCAAAGATGGCCTCAGAATCAATGATAAAGAGAGTATTTCAGGGCATACACAGCATTGATCCAGGAGTGCCAGTGCCCCCTGGTGATGGGATAAGTCGCGAGCAGCTGGTGATTTTCTTGGCAGATATTCTTAGGGGAACTGCAGAAGAACGTGCACCTTTGGTCTTGGCAATGGCTGAGGGTGCAAAGGCTACTGCTACCACAACTGAGCAGATCAGAGGTGTAAGTATCACCAAAATCGAATCATACAAAGTGTTTCAGTAttggtattatttatatattattataatattcatacatttttatatttttagttttcattttatttttgatttaagttttaaaccattttgtctgtttgtttatatggttttgtcatttaataatttctatttaaattaatttataaaaaaaaaagtttcagcttatattttattttagttttttcagcttcattttaattattttgaatggctctagtgaaaaagtgaaagtgaaggtgacgtgacgtgacacagccaagtatggtgacccatactccatattcgtgctctgcatttaacccatccaaagtgcacacacacagcagtgaacacagacCCAGAGCTGTGGGCAGCAATGtatgctcaagggcacctcagtcgtggtattgccggcccgagactcgaacccacaaccttagggttaggagtcaaactctctaaccattagccACGACTTTATTTAACTATAACAACACTGTTAATTAAAGCCACAGTCAGATAAGCCACTTAGTTTGCTGACTCATGATAGCCAAACTcaatttaacaataaaacatctcaattcaacatatatatatatatatatatatatatatatatatatatatatatatatatatatatatattttttttttgttttttgttttttttgtttatgaaatAGTTTGTGGAGGACCTGGTTTCAGCTGCAGTGCAGACTCTAGCCCACAGGGGGAATCTGCGAGCTTGGCAACCTGATCGCATGGGTGATGGGCCTCAAGGTGTTAAACTTCTGGCAGAACAGCTGACCTCTGAATTAAAATCTTCAGGTTTGTAACAgtaacataataaacacttttaaattcaaataaaaatgaattatatgactgacaaatgatgtgtaaattatgtatatatatatatatatatatatatatatatatatatatatatatatatatatatatatatatatatatatatacacacaaatatagtagtattaaactgttttagttaatgataacaaAACTGTAACCAACAGATATAGTGTACAccaaaataactatttaatataattagtCCTTGTTGTTTCTGTAGATCAGAATACGTGTGATATTCCTTGTCTGGAAGACTGGCTGTTCCGGATCCCAGCAATGGCCATGTTTTTGGAGCTGCTGATTGGCGAGGGTCTAGGAGTTGGGTTGCCCTCCTGTCCTCCCCCAACTCTGTTGCCTCTGTGTCAGTACGCTCCCTGGAGTGACCTCCGTTGTCTTTTGAATATACCTCTTCTGATGTTCCTGTCACCTCAGCTGCCAGCTGGATATAGTGCCCCCTGGAGGTTGCTGTTCTCCACAAACATACATGGGGAAAGCTTCACCCGGCTGGTGGGCAACTGCAAAAATCGGGGTCCCACTGTCATTTTAGTAAAGGACACTAAAAGGCATATCTTCGGGGGCTTTGCATCTCAAAGCTGGGAAGTCAAACCTCAGTTCCAGGgtgagttcgaaaaaaaaaaaacatatacagtgtTATGCATCACAACTAATGTTTCTACTTCTTTTTGCACTAGGTGATTCGAGGTGCTTTCTCTTCTCCATTTTTCCATACATGCGAGTGTTCAACTGCACAGGCTATAACAATCATTACATGTACTTGAACCAGGGCCAGCAGACTATGCCGAATGGATTGGTGAGATAAATTTGAAAGGAAtagcactcaaaaatgaaaattagcttaaAATTGACTCACTCGCATAGAAAccatagtttttcttttttggaacaGGTTTGAAGAAATTCAGCATTATTGTACATCACTTCCTCACCCTCTGCAGTAaacgggtgccgtcagaatgagagtaacCCACACGATTTCAGTCCATCATCTCTTGTAAAGTAAAAATctgcatgtttataagaaacaaatctttcattaaggtgttttaactttgcatagtccataatccataataacgcttagTTCCTTCAACTAAAattatgtggattattgtgatgtctttatcaattgtttggagtctcattctgacggcactcattcacttcagaggatccgCTGGTAAGCAGGTGATGTAAtgccaaatttctccaaatcttttcagatgaagaaacaaattcttttacatcttggatggccctaGGGTGAatacttttttcagttttcattttggggtgaactattcctttaaaaagctTTAATACACTATGgagcaaagaaaacaatacatAATTAACTGTCTTTTTAGGGTATGGGTGGTCAGCATGGCTATTTCGGCTTGTGGTTGGACTGCGATTTTGGAAACGGCCACAGTAGGGCTCGACCACGCTGCACCACATACGGCAGTCCTCAGCTCTCAGGAGACGAGGACTTCAAACTGGACACCGTGGAGGTGTGGGCCGTCGGGCAGCTACCTGAGGAACAGGAGCAGGTCTGTGATAGAAATGTTACTatagttaattttatatttttggagtGTGTTTTTTGATTCAAAAAGTGTTTGTGTTGACGTTCAGGATGAGAAGAAGAAAAGCGTATTAGATGCAGATCCTGAAGTACAGGCCATAATGGAAATGACAGGGAAGACCCTGCACAGCCAAGGCCTCCGGGAACCTGAGGAGGACGAGGATCAGTGAGGAAGAGAAAAAAGAAGACAACGAGTAGATCAAACCAGCAGTATTTCATTTcagtgtttggtttggtttgttctTTTACACTAATGTAGATATAGAGGAAACTTACTTACTGAGGAGTTTATACAGTGtagtttttatgttaatatgcaaAAATCCAGGAGCTGGCTTCCTGCTttctgtgaaatattaaaatgtgcatACAAAGATATTCTGTCAAATACGGTTAAACACTGAGGAACGACAACGTGTGACAGAAGTCTACATTTCACATCAAGTATCTGGATGTCATGTATTTGGATTTCGTCTGGACTGATATATTTAGTGTGTTTAAACTGGAAGATTCACtcattaaatggaaaataaataaatacataaaacaacatttgtttgCTTATGAATTGTTTCATCCCAAAAAATACCTGCCAAATTCATAAATGTGGAAAAATGCATTTCTCAGTTTCTCAGTTCTCTTAAACTTAAAGATTAATTAATCGGTAATTTCTGCATTTCTACTTGATTTTAGGCATTTTCAGAATCTTGTTAATTCAGAGTGGTTGGATGCTGTGTAATGAACTTTAAACTTTATCTTTGATAGATgctgtatctattttttttttttttttgaggccttggtataaaaaaaaaaacttgcagatAACTGTTTATTGTTTGCTGGTTATGGTGAGTTATTCATATCATTTAACCACAAACAAGCCCAAATCATTCTGTTCTAAATCAAATTTGGTATATAGCAATTAAGCTTTTCAGGGTGAAGTGAGTTATATTTTTACAGTAGTATccatggttatatatatatatatatatatatatatatatatatgtgtgtgtgtgtgtgtgtgtgtgtgtgtgtggcctatataatgtatttattttttacatacacTTGTTACAAATGTAACATAACTCTCTTCTCGCCTGTGAACTTGTCGCATCACGTAACTTAAAAGCGATGTTTATTTTATAGTCTACAGAAGCTTTTTCTCTTATtcgcttgtttaaaaaaataacaagctTTTGGGTACTCGGTCATTAAAATAATTTCGGACGACTAAATTTCCTCTACTAGCCAGCGCCCAGCTGACAAAAACAGGTGCTTTCATTTTCATAACGCCTCAAATTATATTTAGAAAGTATGCTTATATTTTTAGAGTTAAAAGATGGTTTAGGGAATTCAGCTTGGATTTAGAGTTATATATTTCGTTTGACATTATGCTACGGAATATTTGTATACATACATAAAGCACTAAATGAGAGAAAAAGACGTGATGTCATGATGACGTCGAACGGCAACATGCGATAGCACTCGTCACTGATATAAACGCTTTTCCTGCATCAAGATGTGTTTTTGGTATATTTCACATTTGTAGTAGGGCACAGAAGTATGACAGAGTAGTTCACACATCGCTCTCTCTTCCCTGGGGATTTTGCATAGATAATTTAGCttccggattttttttttttttttttttttttttaattctcatacTGTTCTCTCAACTTCCTTGTGTTTAGCGAATAGAGGAACTGAGCACATTGTGACTAGACTGTTcatagattttgttttgttttattttattttttaaagccatgcATGGGGctattttttagatttaaaaatgagAATTAGTTTGATTACAGCAGGTGCTTTTCGACGTGGTCATTGATTTTCTTCTCTAAACTTGggtaagtattttttatttatttgggtgTTTAGATTAAGGGGCGTTAAAGTAACTGACTATGTATgtaaacatttgatttaaaagtctatttttttattaaatattcactGATCAAGTTTAAGCAgttttataaaaactaaataggAGTCATACGAAGCTCCTTTATTCATTCTTAATGCGAAAACTGTTGAACTGGAaagtaacattttcaaaatgatgcacaataaataaagtgcaaaatTGCTCTATACAGTTTCAGTGGGCTACAAAAAGGACATTCTGTAAGATTAGGTCTGCCTCCACAACCTCTTGTTGTTAATGATAACAGTTATGTAGCCTATTGACTAACTCGGATGTGGCAGGTTCATTTTCTTTCCCTGTTGAGCAACAGACCTTCGTGTTTTCTTATCTAGTGTTTATTTGTGTCAATCTACATTGATTTTCAGtttgttatttaaagttttatcTTGGCGCTTGTTTAAATGTCAGGAAAGAGCGTGGTTTCTTTGTCTCTTTCACACAGAAAGCTCAAAATGGAAGAATGGAGGGTGTGGGTGATGTACAAAGGTTTCTGAATGGAAACCACTTTGAGTTTACTGggttaatattttacttttaaagagGGACTTGCTTTGGGACACTTCCACCTTATTCAGCTACTCATTTGCAATGCAAATAAGGGGAACCAGACATGAAACATCTATTTTGCTTGCCATGGTTCAACAGTTTGGAAAACTGACTCTAAAAGGCGCACTGTTTAGTCACAGATAACTGCTTGTCGTATTCCTCTTTAGGTGGTGATTATTTCTATTATCAGAGCTGGCAAGTCACATGCATGGTTGGGAATTACAGTATTAACATTGTCGTCTTTATAAATTGTTCTTCCTTAAACCCCAAACTTACGTAAAGACAGAAATGATCATTGTAGCAAATTCTGTTTCATGAACTACTGTAACAGTTACTGTATAATCCGTGCAACAAACAATGCAGGTTCACCTGAAAAttcttaattactcatcctcatgtcaatccaaacttgtatgactttctttcatctgtagaatacaacattttttgtccatataatgaaagacGCTGGGATCTTAACCAATGAGtatataatgaaaacacagacatttttcaaaatacctCATTTGGTGTTccagagaagaaagaaagtcttacAGTTTTTGAAtcgacatgacggtgagtaaataatgccagaattttcatttctggatttACTAATTATTTAATGCTTGATTCGATCCATGCAGTAtcttgaatatttgaatatgagACAGTCCGTCATGTTTAGATATTCAAAGTACAGACATTTTGTGCCATGCTATCCAGTTGTAAATAAAGCAAACCTGCTATAAGTAACAACATACGCTTCATGAGGCTACATGTGTACCTGCTGTCACACAGACTGTAATAAACACGCCGTTTGTATTTGCCAGTGTGTGACCAAAGGCAGTGATGGCGGGCCGCGTTCAGCAAGGAGACATGACCGAATACAAGAAGAGTCTCATTAAGCGGGACTTGGAGATGGGGATAGTGATGACCGTGTTCAGACAGAGGATGGAGAGGCTTACCGTGCAGGTCATCATGGAGACGCGACAGGTGGCCTGGTCGCGCACCGCTAACAAGACAGaaggagtgtgtgagtgtcttCCCTCAAGCTTATTTCTCACATTTACACTTAAATTTGCAATTAAGCTGTTAGTTTATGTGTATGATGACCTCTGCGTTTACAGTATCATGCTTCATTTAAGCTACAGAAACTTTATGATTAAAGTTAACTTAAATAGGTAATTTAGAACGGTACGTCGTTGTTGCTCAAATTGGATATTACAAACATGTGGACATATGAAGCAATTttgcattatataacaaaatCAAACTAAGTGGAATTTGCATTGAAATACATTTAGCGGGTGATTTTATCCGAAGCAAAAAATTTGGATCATCTAAAAAATTATCAACTATATTTTTAGTACAAAATGTTTGAAGTATATAGTAAATGTATGCTTTTaaggaaggtttattttaaagggaaaacaagttaaagtaggttgatatatatatttttttttgtaagtagtTTTGTTTTCGACAGAAATTTGAATTAATTcaattattgttaaaatatttagaattggtaagattttttgtatgtttttgaaaaagacTTGTGCTGACCAAGAGTACCTTTATTTAATATAACAACAATATaagaaatattctgaaatatttgtacaatttaaaatcactgttttatgTAAgtgacatttcttatttttatcagttcatgAAGTTTTGAT is a genomic window containing:
- the LOC127976960 gene encoding MTOR-associated protein MEAK7, with the protein product MGNAESVVAQKRLARFRPDERPVIEGIFDRLHGSGSSVSSEKTGKVLSLDVFKMTMAKMASESMIKRVFQGIHSIDPGVPVPPGDGISREQLVIFLADILRGTAEERAPLVLAMAEGAKATATTTEQIRGFVEDLVSAAVQTLAHRGNLRAWQPDRMGDGPQGVKLLAEQLTSELKSSDQNTCDIPCLEDWLFRIPAMAMFLELLIGEGLGVGLPSCPPPTLLPLCQYAPWSDLRCLLNIPLLMFLSPQLPAGYSAPWRLLFSTNIHGESFTRLVGNCKNRGPTVILVKDTKRHIFGGFASQSWEVKPQFQGDSRCFLFSIFPYMRVFNCTGYNNHYMYLNQGQQTMPNGLGMGGQHGYFGLWLDCDFGNGHSRARPRCTTYGSPQLSGDEDFKLDTVEVWAVGQLPEEQEQDEKKKSVLDADPEVQAIMEMTGKTLHSQGLREPEEDEDQ